A single region of the Demequina sp. genome encodes:
- a CDS encoding DUF3137 domain-containing protein: MQRFSRRNVLGWIAGAAALVVSVGVQAGIFEWHVWAVIGVAALVVVAYFVFRATEQSRHAKRLREFAELHGWAYRAEGAELLYGLTGFPFGTGTARVAMDVVEGTYSGVSVASFTYSFDQQIAGEYAGEQVFTVAQALLPTRLPRLDLVPEDMGTRVLSQFGLADIDLESAEFNRTWRVLCDDKRYAIDVVDPRMMLALMRNRQQRVAVRIDGDKVVAWSAGVAHVRDLARRMDLVASVSKAIPAHVVRKYAEGEQQRRAQEAAREAAAPGWANTPGALTSGRYTGVGVDADGDGVEDWEQRNR; encoded by the coding sequence ATGCAGCGCTTCAGCCGCCGCAACGTGCTCGGGTGGATCGCGGGCGCGGCGGCGCTCGTCGTGTCCGTGGGGGTGCAGGCGGGAATCTTCGAGTGGCACGTGTGGGCTGTCATCGGGGTTGCGGCGCTCGTCGTCGTCGCGTACTTCGTCTTCCGCGCCACGGAGCAGTCCCGCCACGCTAAGCGGCTGCGGGAGTTTGCCGAACTGCACGGCTGGGCCTACCGCGCAGAGGGTGCTGAGCTCCTCTACGGGCTGACCGGCTTCCCCTTCGGAACGGGCACCGCTCGTGTCGCGATGGACGTGGTGGAGGGCACGTACTCGGGGGTCAGCGTGGCGTCCTTCACCTACAGCTTTGATCAGCAGATCGCGGGAGAGTACGCGGGAGAGCAGGTCTTCACCGTTGCGCAGGCGCTGCTGCCCACTCGGCTGCCGAGGCTGGACCTGGTGCCCGAAGACATGGGCACCCGGGTGCTGAGCCAGTTCGGGCTCGCCGACATCGATCTCGAGTCGGCGGAGTTCAACCGCACCTGGCGCGTGCTGTGCGACGACAAGCGTTACGCGATAGACGTTGTCGATCCGCGCATGATGCTCGCGCTCATGCGCAATCGCCAGCAGCGCGTGGCGGTGCGCATAGACGGCGACAAGGTGGTCGCGTGGAGCGCCGGGGTGGCGCACGTCCGCGATCTCGCGCGCAGGATGGACCTCGTGGCGAGCGTCTCGAAAGCCATCCCCGCGCACGTGGTGAGGAAGTACGCCGAAGGCGAGCAGCAGCGTCGGGCGCAGGAGGCGGCACGGGAGGCGGCCGCCCCAGGCTGGGCGAACACCCCTGGCGCCTTGACCTCTGGGCGTTACACCGGCGTCGGCGTCGACGCGGACGGGGACGGGGTAGAGGACTGGGAGCAGCGCAACCGCTAG
- the pyrE gene encoding orotate phosphoribosyltransferase, whose translation MTTPPSQTPRDTLRDLIKDLAVVHGRITLSSGREADYYVDLRRVTLHHEAAPLIGHLLLDHLEISGFGPADIDAVGGLTLGADPVAGALLHAAASRGLALDAFVVRKEAKAHGMQRRIEGPDVAGRTVVAVEDTSTTGGSVLTAVEALREAGANVAAVAVIVDRGTGAREVVEASGLPYLYLYDLQDLGLE comes from the coding sequence ATGACGACGCCGCCCTCTCAAACCCCACGAGACACCCTTCGCGACCTCATCAAGGACCTGGCGGTGGTCCACGGCCGCATCACGCTCTCCTCGGGGCGCGAGGCCGACTACTACGTTGACCTCCGCCGCGTCACGCTGCATCACGAGGCGGCGCCGCTCATCGGCCACCTGCTGCTTGACCACCTCGAGATCAGCGGCTTTGGCCCCGCGGACATCGACGCCGTCGGGGGACTCACGCTCGGCGCGGACCCGGTGGCGGGGGCCCTGCTTCACGCGGCGGCGTCCCGAGGGCTCGCGCTGGACGCGTTCGTGGTCCGCAAGGAGGCGAAGGCGCACGGGATGCAGCGACGCATCGAGGGCCCGGACGTCGCCGGACGCACGGTGGTGGCGGTCGAGGACACCTCCACCACGGGAGGCTCGGTGCTCACGGCGGTCGAGGCGCTGCGCGAGGCGGGGGCGAACGTGGCGGCCGTCGCCGTGATCGTTGACCGCGGCACGGGCGCGCGCGAGGTAGTTGAGGCCTCGGGCCTGCCGTACCTGTACCTGTATGACCTCCAGGACCTCGGGCTCGAATAG
- a CDS encoding SDR family oxidoreductase: MATALVTGASAGLGEEFAWQLATAGHDLVVTARSRDRLSALADVVASATGVAVEVLAADLSLPDGREAVASRLADSSRPVSLLVNNAGFGLGKDFLTTSWEDEAAMHDVLVTAPLRLTHAVLPGMVERGHGAVLNVASVAAHLSNTTYAAHKRWVVEFTEALAGQLRGTGVTATVVLPGMTRTEFHDSSDLEHMKSALPEAAWLSAEQVVSSALTAVRRGSVTVTPSVRYVAAGTLMRIAPAAVTRRFGYSRTQR, translated from the coding sequence ATGGCAACCGCATTGGTGACAGGGGCATCGGCCGGCCTTGGCGAGGAGTTCGCGTGGCAGCTCGCTACCGCTGGTCACGACCTCGTGGTGACGGCACGTTCTCGCGACCGGCTCAGTGCGCTCGCGGACGTGGTCGCAAGCGCAACGGGAGTCGCGGTGGAGGTCCTCGCCGCTGACCTATCGCTGCCCGACGGCAGGGAGGCTGTCGCTTCCCGCCTCGCCGATTCCTCGCGGCCGGTGAGCCTGCTGGTCAACAATGCCGGGTTCGGCCTCGGCAAGGACTTCCTGACCACGTCGTGGGAGGACGAGGCCGCGATGCACGACGTTCTGGTCACCGCTCCTTTGCGCCTCACCCACGCTGTGCTGCCGGGGATGGTGGAGCGCGGGCACGGCGCCGTGCTGAACGTCGCCTCCGTGGCGGCGCACCTCAGCAATACGACGTACGCCGCCCACAAGCGCTGGGTGGTCGAGTTCACGGAGGCGCTTGCGGGCCAGCTGCGCGGCACGGGAGTGACCGCGACCGTGGTGCTGCCAGGCATGACGCGCACCGAGTTTCACGACAGCTCCGATCTCGAGCACATGAAGAGCGCCCTCCCGGAGGCCGCGTGGCTCTCCGCCGAACAGGTGGTGAGCTCGGCGCTGACCGCGGTGAGGCGCGGCTCGGTGACGGTGACGCCGTCGGTGCGCTACGTGGCCGCGGGAACGCTCATGCGGATCGCGCCGGCTGCGGTGACCCGACGCTTTGGCTACTCCCGTACGCAACGGTAG
- a CDS encoding exodeoxyribonuclease III, which translates to MRFATWNVNSIRARVDRVADWLERSQVDVLAMQEIKCKPEQFPAAPFAALGYEIAAHGLDQWNGVAIASRIGLEGVETQFAGQPGFAKTGDPRVEARAIGAQCGGTRVWSVYVPNGRALADPHYAYKLDFLARLRDAAAEWADGPAIIAGDFNVAPLSTDIWSETDPSAETHVTAEAREAFHALEGAGYEELSRRFIDAPNTYTFWDYQQLRFPRGEGMRIDFVYASAAAATLATAVKIDREERKGQGASDHVPVIVDFDALA; encoded by the coding sequence ATGCGCTTCGCCACCTGGAATGTGAACTCGATACGGGCCCGCGTCGACAGGGTGGCCGATTGGCTTGAGCGCTCCCAGGTGGACGTGCTCGCCATGCAGGAGATCAAGTGCAAGCCCGAGCAGTTCCCCGCCGCCCCGTTTGCGGCACTCGGGTACGAGATCGCCGCGCATGGGCTCGACCAGTGGAACGGCGTGGCGATCGCATCGCGCATTGGGCTTGAGGGGGTCGAGACGCAGTTCGCGGGACAGCCCGGCTTCGCGAAGACGGGAGACCCGCGCGTTGAGGCGCGCGCGATCGGGGCGCAGTGCGGCGGGACGCGCGTGTGGAGCGTCTATGTGCCCAACGGCCGCGCTCTCGCCGATCCCCACTACGCGTACAAGCTGGACTTCCTCGCCCGCCTGCGCGACGCGGCCGCGGAATGGGCGGACGGCCCGGCCATCATCGCGGGCGACTTCAACGTGGCGCCGCTCAGCACGGACATCTGGTCCGAGACCGATCCCTCGGCCGAGACCCATGTGACGGCGGAGGCGCGGGAAGCCTTCCACGCCCTCGAGGGCGCCGGCTACGAGGAGCTCAGCCGCCGCTTCATCGACGCGCCGAACACGTACACCTTCTGGGATTACCAGCAGCTTCGCTTCCCCCGCGGCGAGGGTATGCGGATCGACTTCGTGTACGCGTCTGCTGCTGCGGCCACGCTCGCGACCGCGGTGAAGATCGACCGCGAGGAGCGCAAGGGGCAGGGAGCCTCGGACCACGTGCCCGTCATCGTCGACTTCGACGCGTTGGCGTGA
- a CDS encoding septum formation family protein: MTDDFAPPPAPDGTPAGTVKRSDFRPTPPARRRSRFPRWVAVLLGVGLVAIAAGVVAQVTLTIRNSNLTPADASATGRLHSAQLVTGMCIDSLGDGAGPVFVVACDEPHSAEVVSSFTFTADEWPGSDEVADAVLAYCATQLAPGGALESAAAGREWVAWVPSEGTWSHGDRMGLCIVTDSTAWQGKAG; encoded by the coding sequence ATGACCGACGACTTCGCCCCGCCCCCCGCCCCGGACGGCACTCCCGCCGGGACGGTCAAGCGCTCGGACTTCCGGCCAACGCCTCCTGCCCGACGCCGTTCCCGCTTTCCGCGTTGGGTTGCGGTGCTCCTGGGCGTGGGTCTGGTGGCGATCGCCGCCGGTGTCGTGGCGCAGGTGACGCTCACGATCCGGAACTCCAACCTCACCCCGGCCGACGCGTCCGCGACCGGGCGGCTGCACTCGGCCCAGCTTGTGACCGGCATGTGCATCGACTCGCTCGGCGACGGCGCAGGCCCCGTCTTCGTGGTGGCGTGCGACGAACCGCACTCGGCAGAGGTGGTCAGCTCCTTCACGTTCACGGCAGACGAGTGGCCGGGCTCCGACGAGGTTGCGGACGCGGTACTCGCCTATTGCGCAACGCAGCTCGCGCCCGGCGGAGCGCTCGAGTCTGCCGCGGCCGGACGCGAGTGGGTGGCGTGGGTGCCCTCCGAGGGCACGTGGAGCCACGGGGATCGGATGGGCCTGTGCATCGTGACCGACAGCACCGCTTGGCAGGGCAAGGCCGGTTAG
- a CDS encoding response regulator transcription factor, whose translation MDAERRIALVEDHALIAIGFRDLVATEPDLTLAGMVETVAELDTIEGHLDLVVLDLRLADGSLPQENVEAIHARGAHVLVYTGAEDRRMIQSAARSGALGLIRKSADPATLLDAIRTAASGTEVFGADWAAAIDADADLRDAKLSSREQEILGLYASGETAASVAFHTGLSRETVAEYVSRIRRKYADAGRPALSRVDLYKRAVEDGLLAEDEDG comes from the coding sequence ATGGACGCCGAACGACGCATCGCGCTCGTGGAAGACCACGCCCTGATTGCGATCGGATTCCGGGATCTCGTGGCGACGGAGCCCGACCTCACGCTCGCCGGAATGGTCGAGACGGTGGCCGAGCTCGACACCATCGAGGGCCATCTTGACCTCGTAGTTCTCGACCTGCGGCTCGCCGACGGCTCACTGCCGCAAGAGAACGTCGAGGCGATTCATGCGCGCGGCGCGCACGTCCTCGTGTACACGGGAGCCGAGGACCGCCGCATGATCCAGTCCGCGGCCCGATCAGGCGCGTTGGGCCTCATCCGCAAGTCCGCCGATCCCGCGACGCTGCTCGACGCCATCCGCACCGCAGCGTCGGGCACAGAGGTATTCGGCGCCGACTGGGCCGCGGCAATCGACGCGGACGCCGACCTTCGCGACGCGAAACTCTCCTCCCGCGAGCAGGAGATCCTGGGACTCTACGCGAGCGGCGAGACGGCGGCGTCGGTCGCCTTCCACACCGGCCTCTCGCGCGAGACCGTGGCAGAGTATGTGAGCCGTATCCGGCGCAAGTACGCCGACGCGGGCAGGCCGGCGCTGTCCCGCGTGGACCTCTACAAACGAGCGGTAGAGGACGGGCTGCTCGCCGAGGACGAAGATGGGTGA
- a CDS encoding SHOCT domain-containing protein: MDDGFFDGSFMAFLLYTLWIFILISFIFVVIRIIMDVFRSQDLGGWGKFWWIFFIIVLPILGTLIYLFARGGSMAQRDLEDARRAREYDKEYTKTLIGEAGVGGSAGEIERAKALLDSGAITQAEFETLKAKALA; this comes from the coding sequence ATGGACGACGGCTTCTTTGACGGCAGCTTTATGGCGTTCCTGCTGTACACGCTGTGGATCTTCATCCTCATTTCCTTCATCTTCGTGGTGATTCGGATCATCATGGACGTGTTCCGCTCGCAGGACCTTGGCGGCTGGGGCAAGTTCTGGTGGATCTTCTTCATCATCGTGCTGCCGATCCTCGGCACGCTGATCTACCTGTTCGCCCGTGGCGGCAGCATGGCTCAGCGCGATCTCGAGGACGCAAGGCGTGCGCGTGAGTACGACAAGGAGTACACCAAGACCCTCATCGGCGAGGCCGGCGTGGGCGGTTCCGCTGGTGAGATCGAGCGGGCAAAGGCGCTGCTTGACTCCGGCGCGATCACGCAGGCCGAGTTCGAAACCCTCAAGGCCAAGGCGCTCGCTTAA
- a CDS encoding DUF885 domain-containing protein, whose translation MDNLTTLADDYYAFARAADGHSLLWNSSTEHLETWPAFSPDAVAEHQRTYNEFAARADAVVASSPREVALKDAIAFTARSTAVDLTWNAAITGTHPALGFVGMIELFGTRFNLVTDEHADQYLAKMRALPHALDDLASVAEAEALLGIVGLTRHLNRTAELIEELVASPDALDRIAAQSPPSGLAEAQADAWTGELREIVANEVLPALADHAVRMRALAERGRDDDHPGYCHLPGGDAQYRDLVWAMTSTDLTPEQIHQLGLDQVARLDEEYKAIAGPLLGTTDLAEIYRRFRDDESLVYTNAEDLVRDAEAAFERAYAALPSAFSRIPVTPCRVNAVKGGAQAYYSAPEPETGKPGEFFFNVSNPTDWSRTDLEGTTFHEGVPGHHLQFALHEEDTGLHNVLKRMNVTAYLEGWALYTERLADELGLYSSELARVGMLLNDSLRACRLVVDTGMHAFGWTRQQAIDFMMNNSPNSLGAVTAEVDRYIAMPAQALSYMVGRLEIMRLREQAGLPLPEFHERVLANGMVPLPTLARLVLKTDAV comes from the coding sequence ATGGACAACCTCACCACCCTCGCCGACGACTACTACGCCTTCGCGCGCGCCGCTGACGGCCACTCGCTCCTGTGGAACTCGTCAACCGAGCACCTTGAGACCTGGCCGGCCTTCTCGCCCGACGCTGTGGCCGAGCACCAGCGCACCTACAACGAGTTCGCGGCACGGGCCGACGCTGTGGTCGCCAGTTCTCCGCGCGAAGTTGCGCTCAAGGACGCGATCGCATTCACCGCGCGCTCAACGGCCGTGGACCTCACCTGGAATGCGGCGATCACGGGCACCCACCCGGCGCTCGGCTTCGTGGGCATGATCGAGCTGTTCGGCACGCGCTTCAATCTCGTGACGGACGAGCACGCGGACCAGTACCTCGCCAAGATGCGCGCGCTGCCGCACGCGCTCGATGATCTCGCGTCCGTCGCGGAGGCCGAGGCGCTCCTTGGCATCGTCGGGCTGACCCGCCACCTCAACCGCACCGCCGAGCTCATCGAGGAGCTCGTGGCGAGCCCAGACGCCCTTGACCGTATCGCCGCCCAGTCGCCGCCGTCGGGCCTTGCCGAAGCCCAAGCCGACGCGTGGACGGGCGAGCTGCGCGAGATCGTCGCCAACGAGGTCCTCCCCGCGCTCGCCGATCACGCCGTGCGCATGCGCGCTCTCGCCGAGCGCGGCCGCGACGACGACCACCCCGGCTACTGCCACCTGCCAGGCGGCGACGCGCAGTACCGCGACCTCGTGTGGGCGATGACCTCAACGGACCTGACACCCGAGCAGATCCACCAGTTGGGCCTCGACCAGGTGGCGCGCCTGGACGAGGAGTACAAGGCCATTGCGGGCCCGCTGCTCGGCACCACGGACCTCGCCGAGATCTACCGCCGTTTCCGCGACGACGAGTCGCTCGTCTACACGAACGCAGAGGACCTGGTCCGCGACGCGGAGGCCGCATTCGAGCGTGCGTACGCCGCGCTCCCGAGCGCGTTCAGCCGGATCCCCGTCACGCCGTGCCGCGTCAACGCGGTCAAGGGCGGCGCCCAGGCGTACTACAGCGCTCCCGAGCCGGAGACCGGCAAGCCAGGTGAGTTCTTCTTCAACGTCTCCAACCCCACCGACTGGAGCCGCACGGACCTCGAGGGCACCACGTTCCACGAGGGCGTCCCCGGCCACCACCTGCAGTTCGCGCTGCACGAGGAGGACACGGGGCTGCACAACGTGCTCAAGCGCATGAATGTGACCGCCTACCTGGAGGGATGGGCGCTGTACACGGAGCGCCTCGCGGACGAGCTGGGCCTGTACTCGAGCGAGCTCGCGCGCGTAGGCATGCTGCTCAACGACTCTCTGCGCGCGTGCCGTCTCGTGGTCGACACCGGGATGCACGCCTTCGGCTGGACCCGCCAGCAGGCCATCGACTTCATGATGAACAACTCGCCGAACTCCCTAGGCGCCGTGACCGCAGAGGTGGATCGCTACATCGCGATGCCCGCGCAGGCGCTCAGCTACATGGTCGGCAGGCTCGAGATCATGCGGCTTCGCGAGCAGGCAGGTCTGCCGCTTCCCGAGTTCCACGAGCGGGTGCTCGCGAACGGCATGGTGCCGCTCCCGACGCTCGCGCGTCTCGTGCTCAAAACCGACGCTGTTTAG
- a CDS encoding tyrosine-type recombinase/integrase, whose amino-acid sequence MHARWIGEQASAILGEEWTLHCCRHAFATDLLRASVDMRTIRELLGHASVATTQPYTLPNATAARDAVELLRERRRELVA is encoded by the coding sequence GTGCATGCCCGCTGGATCGGCGAGCAAGCGTCCGCGATCCTCGGCGAGGAGTGGACGTTGCACTGCTGCCGGCACGCGTTCGCCACGGATCTGCTGCGAGCCAGCGTCGACATGCGCACCATCCGAGAGCTACTCGGCCACGCCTCGGTGGCCACCACCCAGCCGTACACCCTGCCCAATGCGACCGCGGCACGCGACGCCGTCGAGCTCCTCCGCGAGCGCCGACGTGAACTCGTTGCGTGA
- a CDS encoding S1 family peptidase, translated as MIRFAKIFTVALFGAFAVVTVVAASPDPGDSKPSYTDELDLTGTPSKVDIEVLASTLEFDLFLKAPEEWGDAYYDDGKFVINTVTRNVEDAAKVLREYGVMGGVIIRQVPTSIADYDRAKDAIRHAKEFEGKLSSVGPDYAAGTLRVKTLPGARVSEIDVQEVLEQAGASSAAKSELDPPLPVVIEEGAAFHLMASRYHDDSPFYGGGFMAFFDDTGDPHNASGCTGAFAWYRAPYYYMVSAAHCARDSNYHHSDDVRRWTTDGHYYSIGTVTYVSAGANGTVSGKHGDWLMARMDNGNATASWVWTGTFDSHTPQRVHIPAVLNAGWSNSTLRTAGAATAQHPTWGDGELNPTKIIATNQDVLQDGVWYTNLTIAEDTNECPYRGDSGGPFYQPRSDGRLHAVGIMSGSQTDVYPCQMSYTPIGYVTADFGGELQTD; from the coding sequence GTGATCCGTTTCGCCAAGATCTTCACGGTCGCTTTGTTCGGAGCGTTTGCCGTCGTCACGGTAGTCGCGGCCTCGCCCGACCCCGGAGATTCGAAGCCGAGTTACACAGACGAACTCGATCTCACCGGAACCCCGTCAAAGGTCGATATCGAAGTCCTCGCCAGCACGCTGGAATTCGACCTGTTCCTCAAGGCTCCCGAGGAGTGGGGCGATGCGTACTACGACGACGGCAAATTCGTCATCAACACCGTGACGCGCAACGTCGAGGACGCCGCGAAGGTGCTCCGCGAGTATGGCGTCATGGGCGGCGTGATCATCCGACAGGTCCCGACGTCGATCGCTGACTACGATCGGGCAAAGGATGCCATTCGGCACGCCAAAGAGTTTGAGGGCAAGCTCTCGTCCGTCGGTCCAGATTATGCCGCGGGTACGCTCAGGGTCAAGACGTTGCCAGGCGCGCGAGTCAGCGAGATCGACGTGCAAGAGGTCCTCGAGCAAGCTGGCGCGAGCTCTGCCGCGAAAAGCGAATTGGACCCCCCGCTGCCAGTCGTGATCGAAGAGGGAGCGGCGTTCCACCTCATGGCGAGCAGGTACCACGACGACTCGCCGTTCTATGGCGGTGGGTTCATGGCCTTTTTTGATGACACTGGCGACCCACACAATGCGTCTGGTTGCACCGGCGCCTTCGCGTGGTATCGCGCTCCGTACTACTACATGGTGTCCGCGGCGCATTGCGCGCGGGACAGTAACTACCACCACAGCGATGATGTACGTCGGTGGACGACCGATGGCCACTACTACTCGATCGGGACCGTGACTTACGTTTCGGCTGGCGCGAACGGCACGGTCTCAGGTAAGCATGGCGACTGGTTGATGGCGAGGATGGACAACGGCAACGCCACGGCATCATGGGTTTGGACCGGTACCTTTGACTCGCATACACCGCAGCGAGTCCACATCCCCGCGGTGCTTAATGCGGGCTGGTCAAACTCAACGCTGCGCACGGCAGGAGCTGCCACGGCCCAGCACCCGACGTGGGGCGACGGCGAGTTGAATCCCACGAAGATCATCGCTACGAATCAAGATGTCCTACAAGACGGCGTTTGGTACACCAACTTGACGATCGCTGAAGACACCAACGAATGCCCCTATAGGGGCGACTCGGGGGGCCCGTTCTACCAGCCGCGGTCCGACGGACGGCTTCACGCCGTCGGAATCATGTCTGGCAGCCAAACAGATGTCTATCCCTGCCAGATGTCATATACGCCGATTGGGTACGTAACGGCTGACTTCGGCGGCGAGTTGCAAACGGATTGA
- a CDS encoding PIN domain-containing protein: MYLDGSALCRFLPGVRFYGEFTSWAIPNLENLATSQLSLTELRQAAALYPREEKDNAYVVVEEVRARIPVVRFSDDNVQISTHAASVLRPFAALHLGAAVAHPSIDTIVTYDPELARAAELYDLRVLSPGLPAGWHNRPVG; this comes from the coding sequence ATGTACCTGGACGGATCAGCGCTGTGCCGCTTCCTGCCGGGCGTCCGCTTTTACGGGGAGTTCACGTCGTGGGCGATCCCCAATCTCGAGAACCTCGCCACCAGCCAGCTGAGCCTCACCGAGTTGCGCCAGGCCGCCGCCCTGTATCCCCGCGAGGAGAAGGACAACGCCTACGTCGTGGTCGAGGAGGTGCGGGCCCGCATCCCCGTTGTCCGCTTCAGCGACGACAACGTGCAGATCTCGACCCACGCCGCGAGCGTCCTGCGCCCCTTCGCCGCGCTGCACCTCGGCGCCGCGGTTGCGCACCCGAGCATCGACACGATCGTCACCTACGACCCCGAGCTCGCCCGCGCCGCCGAGCTGTACGACCTCAGGGTGCTGAGCCCAGGTCTTCCCGCAGGCTGGCACAATAGGCCAGTCGGCTAG
- a CDS encoding ATP/GTP-binding protein encodes MASQPSDAPVATAPAPSHVAPTVVKIVIAGGFAVGKTTFIGSISDIDPLNTEAAMTEHSVGVDDAGGVTDRKTTTTVAMDFGRIALPGSLWLYLFGTPGQDRFLFMWDDLVRGAIGAVVLVDTERLDQCFPAVDYFEGRGIPFVVGVNCFDGVAKHQLEDVREALGLGPNVPLMYTDAREKAATKQALIAVVQLAMQRIKGN; translated from the coding sequence ATGGCATCGCAGCCCTCTGACGCGCCCGTCGCTACGGCGCCGGCACCGTCCCACGTCGCCCCCACGGTCGTCAAGATCGTGATCGCGGGTGGTTTCGCCGTCGGCAAGACCACCTTCATCGGATCGATCTCAGACATCGATCCGCTCAACACTGAAGCGGCCATGACGGAGCACTCCGTCGGCGTCGATGACGCTGGCGGCGTCACCGATCGCAAGACCACCACCACGGTGGCCATGGACTTTGGCCGCATTGCTCTGCCCGGCTCCCTGTGGCTGTACCTGTTCGGAACCCCCGGGCAGGACCGCTTCCTGTTCATGTGGGACGACCTGGTCCGCGGCGCCATCGGCGCTGTGGTGCTGGTCGACACGGAGCGCCTTGACCAGTGCTTCCCCGCCGTCGACTACTTCGAGGGGCGGGGCATCCCGTTCGTCGTTGGCGTGAACTGCTTCGACGGGGTTGCCAAGCACCAGCTTGAGGACGTTCGCGAGGCTCTTGGCCTCGGCCCGAACGTGCCCCTCATGTACACCGACGCCCGCGAGAAGGCCGCGACGAAGCAGGCTCTGATCGCCGTCGTCCAGCTCGCAATGCAGCGCATCAAGGGGAACTAA
- a CDS encoding DUF742 domain-containing protein translates to MPDLYATQTEDEPDDTYAVRPYAVTGGRVRAASADLPMEALVEASSSPETLRGLTPEKKKILQLATGQYQSVAELSAHTRLPLGVVRVLVTDLAEENYLRIHTGGTAQDASSHDESGGLSLSLLESVLDGIAAL, encoded by the coding sequence ATGCCCGATCTCTACGCCACGCAGACTGAGGACGAACCGGACGACACCTACGCGGTGCGCCCGTACGCCGTCACGGGTGGGCGAGTGCGTGCCGCGAGTGCGGACCTGCCTATGGAGGCGCTCGTCGAAGCGTCCTCCAGCCCAGAGACTTTGAGGGGACTGACCCCCGAAAAGAAGAAGATCCTGCAGCTTGCTACAGGTCAATATCAATCCGTCGCCGAGCTCTCGGCCCACACCCGCCTTCCGCTTGGCGTGGTCAGGGTGCTGGTGACGGACCTTGCTGAAGAAAATTACTTGAGAATCCACACCGGCGGAACCGCTCAGGATGCGAGCTCGCATGATGAGTCCGGCGGCCTTTCACTAAGTCTCTTGGAGAGTGTCCTCGATGGCATCGCAGCCCTCTGA
- a CDS encoding roadblock/LC7 domain-containing protein, translating into MTTLSTEATNFGWLLDNFVQTVPGTRHTLVVSADGLLMAMSKNLDRTGGDTLAAVVSGMASLTRGAARQLNAGEVRQSIIEMDELFLFLMSVSNGSVLAVAADSTCDVGLVGYEMTLLVSRTENALTPQLISEMRQNLPTDGQTRS; encoded by the coding sequence GTGACCACGCTCAGCACTGAGGCCACCAATTTCGGATGGCTACTCGACAACTTTGTTCAGACAGTCCCTGGGACTCGTCACACGCTCGTGGTGAGCGCTGACGGACTCCTCATGGCGATGTCGAAGAACCTCGACCGCACGGGCGGCGACACGCTCGCCGCCGTCGTGTCCGGCATGGCGTCGCTCACCCGTGGGGCTGCCCGCCAGCTCAACGCCGGCGAGGTGCGCCAGTCGATCATCGAGATGGACGAGCTGTTCCTGTTCCTCATGAGCGTCTCCAACGGCTCGGTGCTCGCGGTTGCCGCGGACTCCACGTGCGACGTTGGCCTCGTGGGCTACGAGATGACCCTTCTCGTGTCGCGCACCGAGAACGCGCTCACCCCGCAGCTGATCAGCGAGATGCGCCAGAACCTGCCCACCGACGGACAGACGCGGTCATAA